A section of the Lepus europaeus isolate LE1 chromosome 19, mLepTim1.pri, whole genome shotgun sequence genome encodes:
- the KLC3 gene encoding kinesin light chain 3 — translation MSVQVAAPGSAGLSPERLSPEELVRQTRQVVQGLEALRAEHRGLAGRLAEALAGPGPVAGSELLEEKQQVVNHSLEALELGLGEAQMLLALSAHVGALEAERRRLRAQARRLAQENAWLREELEETQRRLRASEEAVAQLEEEKGHLEFLGQLRQYEPPAESQRPESPPRRDSLASLFPSEEEERRGSEAVGTAAAQQGGYEIPARLRTLHNLVIQYAGQGRYEVAVPLCRQALEDLERSSGHCHPDVATMLNILALVYRDQNKYKEATDLLQDALQIREQTLGPEHPAVAATLNNLAVLYGKRGRYREAEPLCQRALEIREKVLGADHPDVAKQLNNLALLCQNQGKFEDVERHYARALHIYEALGGPQDPNVAKTKNNLASAYLKQNKYEQAEALYKEILHREQLPAPLGAPSTGTAGDHAEQQALRRSSSFSKLRESIRRGSEKLVSRLRGEGPAGTAGMKRAVSLNTLPTAGPRAAGTQPQVHSWRLSEAPRTLSTSTQDLSPR, via the exons ATGTCCGTGCAGGTGGCAGCGCCCGGAAGCGCAGGGCTGAGCCCGGAGCGCCTGAGCCCTGAGGAGCTGGTGCGGCAGACGCGGCAGGTGGTGCAGGGGCTGGAGGCCCTGCGGGCCGAGCACCGCGGCCTGGCCGGGCGCCTGGCCGAGGCCCTGGCGGGCCCGGGGCCCGTGGCCGGCTCGGAGCTGCTCGaagaaaagcagcaggtggtgaaCCACTCGCTGGAGGCCCTcgagctggggctgggcgaggcgCAG ATGCTGCTGGCCCTGTCGGCACACGTGGGTGCGCTGGAGGCAGAGAGGCGGCGGCTGCGGGCGCAGGCCCGGCGCCTGGCCCAGGAGAACGCGTGGCTGCgggaggagctggaggagacGCAGCGGCGGCTGCGGGCCAGCGAGGAGGCCGTGGCCcagctggaggaggagaagggccACCTGGAGTTCCTGGGCCAGCTGCGGCAGTACGAGCCGCCCGCGGAGAGCCAg CGGCCAGAGTCCCCCCCTCGCCGAGACAGCCTGGCCTCCCTGTTCcccagtgaggaggaggagcggAGAG gctccgAGGCTGTGGGCACGGCGGCAGCTCAGCAGGGCGGCTATGAGATCCCCGCACGGCTGCGGACCCTGCACAACTTGGTGATCCAGTACGCTGGGCAGGGCCGCTACGAGGTGGCCGTGCCCCTGTGccgccaggccctggaggacctGGAGCGCAGCTCCGGGCACTGCCACCCCGACGTGGCCACCATGCTCAACATCCTGGCCCTGGTGTACAG GGACCAGAACAAGTACAAGGAGGCCACAGACCTCCTGCAGGACGCCCTGCAGATCCGGGAGCAGACGCTGGGCCCAGAGCACCCCGCG GTGGCCGCCACTCTCAACAACCTGGCTGTTCTGTACGGGAAGCGGGGACGGTACCGGGAGGCAGAGCCCCTGTGCCAGCGCGCGCTGGAGATCCGTGAGAAG GTCCTGGGCGCCGACCACCCGGATGTGGCCAAGCAGCTCAACAacctggccctgctctgccagAACCAGGGCAAGTTTGAGGACGTGGAGCGCCACTACGCGCGCGCCCTCCACATCTACGAGGCCCTGGGCGGCCCCCAGGACCCCAACGTGGCCAAGACCAAGAACAACCTG GCATCGGCCTACCTGAAGCAGAACAAGTACGAGCAGGCAGAGGCGCTGTACAAGGAGATCCTACACCGGGAGCAGCTGCCCGCCCCGCTCG GAGCCCCCAGCACAGGCACCGCTGGTGACCACGCGGAACAGCAG GCCCTGCGCAGGAGCAGCTCCTTCTCCAAGCTCCGCGAGTCCATCCGGCGCGGGAGTGAGAAGCTGGTCTCGCGGCTGCGTGGCGAGGGCCCCGCAGGGACTGCTGG GATGAAGagagctgtgtcgctcaacacacTGCCCACAGCCGGGCCCCGGGCCGCGGGCACTCAGCCGCAG GTCCACAGCTGGCGCCTGAGCGAGGCCCCGAGGACcctcagcaccagcacccaggacCTGAGCCCCCGGTGA
- the CKM gene encoding creatine kinase M-type — protein sequence MPFGNTHNKYKLNYKPEEEYPDLSKHNNHMAKVLTPDLYKKLRDKETPSGFTLDDVIQTGVDNPGHPFIMTVGCVAGDEESYTVFKDLFDPIIQDRHGGFKPTDKHKTDLNHENLKGGDDLDPHYVLSSRVRTGRSIKGYTLPPHCSRGERRAVEKLSVEALNSLTGEFKGKYYPLKSMTEQEQQQLIDDHFLFDKPVSPLLLASGMARDWPDARGIWHNDNKSFLVWVNEEDHLRVISMEKGGNMKEVFRRFCVGLQKIEEIFKKAGHPFMWNEHLGYVLTCPSNLGTGLRGGVHVKLAHLSKHPKFEEILTRLRLQKRGTGGVDTAAVGSVFDISNADRLGSSEVEQVQLVVDGVKLMVEMEKKLEKGQSIDDMIPAQK from the exons ATGCCGTTCGGCAACACCCACAACAAGTACAAGCTGAACTACAAGCCCGAGGAGGAGTACCCGGACCTGAGCAAGCACAACAACCACATGGCCAAGGTGCTGACCCCCGACCTCTACAAGAAGCTGCGTGACAAGGAGACGCCCTCCGGCTTCACCCTGGATGACGTCATCCAGACGGGCGTGGACAACCCAG GGCACCCTTTCATCATGACCGTGGGCTGCGTGGCCGGTGACGAGGAGTCCTACACGGTGTTCAAGGACCTCTTCGACCCCATCATCCAGGACCGCCACGGGGGCTTCAAACCCACCGACAAGCACAAGACCGACCTCAACCATGAGAACCTCAAA GGTGGGGACGACCTGGACCCCCACTACGTGCTCAGCAGCCGTGTGCGCACGGGCCGCAGCATCAAAGGCTACACGCTGCCCCCGCACTGCTCCCGTGGTGAGCGCCGGGCCGTGGAGAAGCTCTCTGTGGAAG CCCTCAACAGCCTGACGGGCGAGTTCAAGGGGAAGTACTACCCGCTGAAGAGCATGAccgagcaggagcagcagcagctcatCGACGACCACTTCCTGTTCGACAAGCCCGTGTCCCCGCTGCTGCTGGCCTCGGGAATGGCCCGCGACTGGCCCGATGCCCGCGGTATCTG GCACAACGACAACAAGAGCTTCCTGGTGTGGGTGAACGAGGAGGACCACCTCCGGGTCATCTCCATGGAGAAGGGCGGCAACATGAAGGAGGTCTTCCGCCGCTTCTGCGTGGGGCTGCAGAAG ATTGAGGAGATCTTTAAGAAAGCTGGCCACCCCTTCATGTGGAATGAGCACCTGGGCTACGTGCTCACCTGCCCGTCCAACCTGGGCACCGGGCTGCGTGGGGGCGTGCACGTGAAGCTGGCGCACCTGAGCAAGCACCCCAAGTTCGAGGAGATTCTCACCCGCCTGCGCCTGCAGAAGCGGGGCACAG GGGGCGTGGACACGGCTGCCGTGGGCTCGGTGTTCGACATTTCCAACGCCGATCGGCTGGGCTCGTCCGAggtggagcaggtgcagctggTGGTGGACGGCGTGAAGCTCATGGTGGAGATGGAGAAGAAGCTGGAGAAAGGCCAGTCCATCGACGACATGATCCCCGCCCAGAAGTAG
- the MARK4 gene encoding MAP/microtubule affinity-regulating kinase 4 isoform X1, with the protein MSSRTALAPGNDRNSDTHGTLGSGRSSDKGPSWSSRSLGARCRNSIASCPEEQPHVGNYRLLRTIGKGNFAKVKLARHILTGREVAIKIIDKTQLNPSSLQKLFREVRIMKGLNHPNIVKLFEVIETEKTLYLVMEYASAGEVFDYLVSHGRMKEKEARAKFRQIVSAVHYCHQKNIVHRDLKAENLLLDAEANIKIADFGFSNEFTLGSKLDTFCGSPPYAAPELFQGKKYDGPEVDIWSLGVILYTLVSGSLPFDGHNLKELRERVLRGKYRVPFYMSTDCESILRRFLVLNPAKRCTLEQIMKDKWMNIGYEGEELTPYTEPEEDLGDTKRIEVMVGMGYTREEIKEALTSQKYNEVTATYLLLGRKTEEGGDRGAPGLALARVRAPSDTTNGTSSSKGSSHSKGQRSSSSTYHRQRRHSDFCGPSPAPLHPKRSPTSTGEAELKEERLAGRKASCSAAGSGSRGLPPSSPMVSSAHNPNKAEIPERRKDSTSAPNNLPPSVMARRNTYVCTERPGAERPSLLPNGKENSSGTPRVPPASPSSHSLAPPSGERSRLARGSTIRSTFHGGQVRDRRAGGGGGGGVQNGPPASPTLAHEAAPLPAGRPRPTTNLFTKLTSKLTRRVTDEPERVGGPEVTSCHLPWDQAETAPRLLRFPWSVKLTSSRPPEALMAALRQATAAARCRCRQPQPFLLACLHGGAGGPEPLSHFEVEVCQLPRPGLRGVLFRRVAGTALAFRTLVTRISNDLEL; encoded by the exons CATGGCACGCTGGGCAGCGGCCGCTCCTCCGACAAGGGGCCGTCCTGGTCCAGCCGCTCCCTGGGCGCGCGCTGCCGGAACTCCATCGCTTCGTGTCCCGAGGAGCAGCCGCACGTGGGCAATTACCGCCTGCTCAGGACCATCGGCAAGGGCAACTTCGCCAAGGTCAAGCTGGCCCGGCACATCCTCACCGGCCGGGAG GTCGCCATCAAGATCATCGACAAAAcccagctgaaccccagcagcctgcagaag CTGTTCCGGGAAGTGCGCATCATGAAAGGCCTGAACCACCCCAACATCg TGAAGCTATTCGAAGTGATCGAGACGGAGAAGACGCTGTACCTGGTGATGGAGTACGCCAGCGCAg gagAAGTGTTTGACTACCTCGTGTCCCACGGCCGCATGAAGGAGAAGGAGGCCCGGGCCAAGTTCAGACAG ATCGTATCGGCTGTGCACTATTGTCACCAGAAAAACATTGTACACAGGGACCTGAAG GCCGAGAACCTCCTGCTGGACGCCGAGGCCAACATCAAGATCGCAGACTTCGGCTTCAGCAACGAGTTCACGCTGGGCTCGAAGCTGGACACGTTCTGCGGGAGCCCCCCGTACGCCGCCCCGGAGCTGTTCCAGGGCAAGAAGTACGACGGGCCGGAGGTGGACATCTGGAGCCTGGGCGTCATCCTCTACACCCTCGTCAGCGGCTCCCTGCCCTTCGACGGGCACAACCTCAAg GAGCTGCGGGAGCGCGTGCTGCGCGGGAAGTACCGCGTCCCCTTCTACATGTCCACGGACTGTGAGAGCATCCTGCGCAGGTTCCTGGTGCTGAACCCAGCGAAACGCTGCACGCTTGAG caAATCATGAAAGACAAGTGGATGAACATCGGCTACGAGGGCGAGGAGCTGACGCCGTACACGGAGCCCGAGGAGGACCTCGGGGACACGAAGCGGATCG AGGTGATGGTGGGCATGGGCTACACGCGGGAAGAAATCAAAGAGGCCCTGACCAGCCAGAAGTACAACGAAGTGACTGCCACCTACCTCCTGCTGGGCAGGAAGACTGAG GAGGGTGGGGACCGGGGcgccccagggctggccctggcacGGGTGCGGGCGCCCAGCGACACCACCAACGGCACGAGCTCCAGCAaaggcagcagccacagcaagGGGCAGCGCAGCTCCTCGTCCACCTACCACCGCCAGCGCCGGCACAGCGACTTCT GCGGCCCGTCCCCCGCCCCCCTGCACCCCAAACGCAGCCCGACCAGCACCGGGGAGGCGGAGCTGAAGGAGGAGCGGCTGGCGGGCCGCAAGGCGAGCTGCAGCGCCGCGGGCAGCGGGAGCCGGGGGCTGCCGCCCTCCAGCCCCATGGTCAGCAGCGCCCACAACCCCAACAAGGCCGAGATCCCGGAGCGGCGGAAGGACAGCACGAGCGCGCCC AACAACCTGCCCCCCAGCGTGATGGCGCGCCGCAACACCTACGTGTGCACGGAGCGCCCTGGCGCCGAGCGCCCCTCCCTGTTGCCAAATGGCAAAGAAAACAG CTCAGGCACCCCACGGgtgccccctgcctccccctccagccACAGCCTGGCTCCGCCTTCCGGGGAGCGGAGCCGCCTGGCCCGAGGCTCCACCATCCGCAGCACTTTCCACGGGGGCCAGGTCCGGGAccggcgggcggggggcggcggcggcgggggcgttCAGAATGGGCCCCCTGCCTCTCCCACGCTGGCCCACGAGGCCGCGCCCCTGCCCGCCGGGCGGCCCCGCCCCACCACCAACCTCTTCACCAAGCTGACCTCCAAACTGACCCGAAG GGTCACAGACGAACCTGAGAGAGTCGGGGGACCTGAGGTCACAAG ttgcCATCTACCTTGGGATCAAGCGGAAACCGCCCCCCGGCTGCTCCGATTCCCCTGGAGTGTGAAGCTGACCAGCTCGCGGCCTCCCGAGGCGCTGATGGCGGCGCTGCGCCAGGCCACCGCGGCCgcccgctgccgctgccgccagCCACAGCCGTTCCTGCTGGCCTGCCTGCACGGGGGTGCGGGCGGGCCCGAGCCCCTGTCCCACTTCGAGGTGGAGGTCTGCCAGCTGCCCCGGCCCGGCCTGCGGGGCGTGCTGTTCCGCCGCGTGGCCGGCACCGCCCTGGCCTTCCGCACACTTGTCACCCGCATCTCCAACGACCTGGAGCTCTGA
- the MARK4 gene encoding MAP/microtubule affinity-regulating kinase 4 isoform X2: MSSRTALAPGNDRNSDTHGTLGSGRSSDKGPSWSSRSLGARCRNSIASCPEEQPHVGNYRLLRTIGKGNFAKVKLARHILTGREVAIKIIDKTQLNPSSLQKLFREVRIMKGLNHPNIVKLFEVIETEKTLYLVMEYASAGEVFDYLVSHGRMKEKEARAKFRQIVSAVHYCHQKNIVHRDLKAENLLLDAEANIKIADFGFSNEFTLGSKLDTFCGSPPYAAPELFQGKKYDGPEVDIWSLGVILYTLVSGSLPFDGHNLKELRERVLRGKYRVPFYMSTDCESILRRFLVLNPAKRCTLEQIMKDKWMNIGYEGEELTPYTEPEEDLGDTKRIEVMVGMGYTREEIKEALTSQKYNEVTATYLLLGRKTEEGGDRGAPGLALARVRAPSDTTNGTSSSKGSSHSKGQRSSSSTYHRQRRHSDFCGPSPAPLHPKRSPTSTGEAELKEERLAGRKASCSAAGSGSRGLPPSSPMVSSAHNPNKAEIPERRKDSTSAPNNLPPSVMARRNTYVCTERPGAERPSLLPNGKENSSGTPRVPPASPSSHSLAPPSGERSRLARGSTIRSTFHGGQVRDRRAGGGGGGGVQNGPPASPTLAHEAAPLPAGRPRPTTNLFTKLTSKLTRRVTLDPSKRQNSNRCVSGAPLPQGSKIRSQTNLRESGDLRSQVAIYLGIKRKPPPGCSDSPGV; encoded by the exons CATGGCACGCTGGGCAGCGGCCGCTCCTCCGACAAGGGGCCGTCCTGGTCCAGCCGCTCCCTGGGCGCGCGCTGCCGGAACTCCATCGCTTCGTGTCCCGAGGAGCAGCCGCACGTGGGCAATTACCGCCTGCTCAGGACCATCGGCAAGGGCAACTTCGCCAAGGTCAAGCTGGCCCGGCACATCCTCACCGGCCGGGAG GTCGCCATCAAGATCATCGACAAAAcccagctgaaccccagcagcctgcagaag CTGTTCCGGGAAGTGCGCATCATGAAAGGCCTGAACCACCCCAACATCg TGAAGCTATTCGAAGTGATCGAGACGGAGAAGACGCTGTACCTGGTGATGGAGTACGCCAGCGCAg gagAAGTGTTTGACTACCTCGTGTCCCACGGCCGCATGAAGGAGAAGGAGGCCCGGGCCAAGTTCAGACAG ATCGTATCGGCTGTGCACTATTGTCACCAGAAAAACATTGTACACAGGGACCTGAAG GCCGAGAACCTCCTGCTGGACGCCGAGGCCAACATCAAGATCGCAGACTTCGGCTTCAGCAACGAGTTCACGCTGGGCTCGAAGCTGGACACGTTCTGCGGGAGCCCCCCGTACGCCGCCCCGGAGCTGTTCCAGGGCAAGAAGTACGACGGGCCGGAGGTGGACATCTGGAGCCTGGGCGTCATCCTCTACACCCTCGTCAGCGGCTCCCTGCCCTTCGACGGGCACAACCTCAAg GAGCTGCGGGAGCGCGTGCTGCGCGGGAAGTACCGCGTCCCCTTCTACATGTCCACGGACTGTGAGAGCATCCTGCGCAGGTTCCTGGTGCTGAACCCAGCGAAACGCTGCACGCTTGAG caAATCATGAAAGACAAGTGGATGAACATCGGCTACGAGGGCGAGGAGCTGACGCCGTACACGGAGCCCGAGGAGGACCTCGGGGACACGAAGCGGATCG AGGTGATGGTGGGCATGGGCTACACGCGGGAAGAAATCAAAGAGGCCCTGACCAGCCAGAAGTACAACGAAGTGACTGCCACCTACCTCCTGCTGGGCAGGAAGACTGAG GAGGGTGGGGACCGGGGcgccccagggctggccctggcacGGGTGCGGGCGCCCAGCGACACCACCAACGGCACGAGCTCCAGCAaaggcagcagccacagcaagGGGCAGCGCAGCTCCTCGTCCACCTACCACCGCCAGCGCCGGCACAGCGACTTCT GCGGCCCGTCCCCCGCCCCCCTGCACCCCAAACGCAGCCCGACCAGCACCGGGGAGGCGGAGCTGAAGGAGGAGCGGCTGGCGGGCCGCAAGGCGAGCTGCAGCGCCGCGGGCAGCGGGAGCCGGGGGCTGCCGCCCTCCAGCCCCATGGTCAGCAGCGCCCACAACCCCAACAAGGCCGAGATCCCGGAGCGGCGGAAGGACAGCACGAGCGCGCCC AACAACCTGCCCCCCAGCGTGATGGCGCGCCGCAACACCTACGTGTGCACGGAGCGCCCTGGCGCCGAGCGCCCCTCCCTGTTGCCAAATGGCAAAGAAAACAG CTCAGGCACCCCACGGgtgccccctgcctccccctccagccACAGCCTGGCTCCGCCTTCCGGGGAGCGGAGCCGCCTGGCCCGAGGCTCCACCATCCGCAGCACTTTCCACGGGGGCCAGGTCCGGGAccggcgggcggggggcggcggcggcgggggcgttCAGAATGGGCCCCCTGCCTCTCCCACGCTGGCCCACGAGGCCGCGCCCCTGCCCGCCGGGCGGCCCCGCCCCACCACCAACCTCTTCACCAAGCTGACCTCCAAACTGACCCGAAG ggtcACCCTTGATCCCTCTAAACGACAGAACTCTAACCGCTGCGTCTCGGGCGCCCCTCTGCCCCAGGGGTCCAAGATCA GGTCACAGACGAACCTGAGAGAGTCGGGGGACCTGAGGTCACAAG ttgcCATCTACCTTGGGATCAAGCGGAAACCGCCCCCCGGCTGCTCCGATTCCCCTGGAGTGTGA